The sequence ACACAGGATGAGGTTAACAGCATAAGATCAAAAGTCGTAGAACTGTTatggaaatgttttttttttttatttctatagcaACACAGCATAAATTTGAATGCAGGTTTAAAATCATGAAGTATTTTTTTCTACTAGTGGTTCTATCATACCTCATTTAACGTAAACTGGAAAAAAAACTCCTCACGGAAGGACGTGTTTGGATGATCCAGCTTGAAATCGAtctcgggctagtatcttaaagGTCATATTTTGTTGAACGTACCGAATTTATGTTTATTCGGCAAAGGATTAACAAGACcccggcgggttagggggttagaatatacccgcggtgggtatgcctgtcgtaagaggagactaaaataacagattcaaggggttgtgtagcgcaaccctttcaggttaccagcgcataatatagcttctccaaacccaattgtcaaccccacctatccgtggcgaatcctgtttcattaacagccgaggctctggccaccccgaactcctcatggatctagggggtgggagggcggtaaggccaagaaggttgcatgtggtgtGTGTTgatatcggaacgtaccggatctgcatccggcaaaggaccatcaacatcgataacacgcccgaaggccttggggagtgtccttatcgctacaacaacaacaacaacattaacaacacTGGAATTGAAAGAGTTGTTTATAAAGGGTCGCACATTTGATCTACTACCACAGCaaggaaaattaaatatatgtttacatattgCCGGATCTGATCGCATTGCTCATGACAATGCCCCTTTTCAAAACCACGCTCAAATCCATGTATATATGCATTAACTTTTAAGTACTATATAGTTTCACTTACGGCATTTGCTGCACAGAAACTTCAGTTGGTTATGACGCCTCAAGTGCACATGATAAAATGATTTTAGTAAAACGCGCCCACAGAGATTACAATCCATATACTCATCCTTTTGGTGAACTTGCCGTCTATGTAAACGTAAAGCATTTTTCGTAACAAatctattttcacaaatatcacAGGGGAAATTTCGATTTTTATCTCCTAAAAAATGGAACAATTTAACAAAACGTTTGGTATATAGCGTAGAACTCGGTAAATACCTACCATGATCTAATTCATAGTGATGTAACAAGTCCCTCTGAAACTCGAATATAGATGTACAAAACTCgcatttaaaatcaaaacaaGTTTTACGTGTACCACCAATACTTGGATCATCTGGTAAATTATCATCATAGCCAGCAACTCCTTTTGTCAGCCCATTCTCATCATTTGAAATACTATCCTCTTGCTCAATACAAACGATGCCGCCTACACTTTCACTAAGGTGTAACTGCTTTTGACTAGTATATTGGCCGGTTTTATGTGGGTTGAGGCTTTCTATCACTAATTTAGTTAGCTTTTCGTTTGCGATTTCTAAATCATAATTATCGGTATCACTTATGTCAACGGGATCATCAACAATGTTTGCGTTTGATTCTTCGTATTCGAACTCCTTAAATtatatttagttaaattttcattttaatacacATATCCCTATATTTACCTTGCTAATGAACTCCACTTCTGCGTCCTCCTTCCCGTCCTCTTTTACGGCTATCGAACATCCTGAATCTTTAAAATAGTCTTGATGAATTTGCGTATGCATATTTTTTGATTCCGCGTTTAGCTCCTCCGCTGCGGTTTCAAGTTGTGCGATTTTATAATTTCCCATTAATATTTGATTATTCAATTGAGCTCGGTTTGCAGGGTTATGCAGGTTCCAAATTGTATGCAGGGTTATGCAGTTTCCAAATTGTATTTGCTGGTCGGCTGCTGTTCTTGACGATGATGATTTTGCCTCTGATTCGTTGTTATAATGCAGAAAGAAATCGTAACCAAAATGTCTatcaaaagtatgtatgtatttgtgctaTTGCGAGCCGGCAAACTTGTCTTTCGTTTTGGTATAAAATGACATTGCAGAAATGCAGGAATGCAGCGATGTGAAACTCAAAACATAGAGGTACAGGGTGCCTCTACACCCCGCCCCACCGTGAACCATCTCGGGATTCACCATCCAATCTAAGAACTGCCAGTTTCGAAGCTGGACGACGTAGTACCCCGCCCACTGTTTTAACTTCAGCGAAACGTACTTGACCATCTTTGGCTGGAAACACTCGTGTAATTCGCCCTTTCTGCCACTGGCTACGCGGCTGCATTGCGTCACATATTAACACCAAGTCATTCACCTTCAGGGGCTCAACTTCTTCCTGCCATTTTTGACGCAAAATTAACTGTGGTAAATAGTGCCGTGTCTATTGTTTCCAAAATCGATCTTTGAGACTTTGAGCTATGCGCCACTGCTTTTTCAAACATAGTTTTTCGTCTACTGGTTGTGGCGTTTGCGTCGAATTGGGACACCCCAAAAGAAAGTGATTTGGTGTAATTGGATAATCTTCTTCTGATGACAAAGGTACTTCGGTTAATGGTCTTCAGTTCAATATGTTTTCGATCTCTATAAGTACGCTGCGTAGCGTCTCCTCTCTTGGCACCTCTTCGCGTATGATTTTGAGCAAAAGTCTTTTTACGATCTGTATGAGGCGCCACTAGCAGCCACCAGAACTAGGATTAGAAGGGCAATTGAATTTCCAGTCTATTCCGCGTTGGGCAACGTCGTTAGAAATGCGTTCAAAACCTAAGATGCGTTCAGGTTCTTTCAGCTCTCTCTGGGCGCCTATAAAATTCGTACCATTGTCACTGCGGATTCGTACTGGCGTTCCGCGGCGGTTGATAAAATTACGTAAGGTTAAAAGAAAGGCATCTGTTGACAAGTCGTGCGCAAGTTCTAAATGAGCAGCCCTGGTGGTGAGGCACGTGAATATGACTGCACATCTCTTCTCTCTGCGGCGACCTATCGCCAAGTTAAATGGGCCGAATAGATCAACCCCTGTGTATGTAAAGGGCCTGACGTTAGGCCTGACTCTGTCTTCAGGCAGTTGACCCATTAAAGGTGGCTTTGGTGTGGCTCTATCAATTCGGCATTGCGCACAACTTCTTTGCACAACTTTCAATAACGATTTAGCGTGAGGAAACCAATAGGTTTGACGAGCCTCATTCAAAATTACTGAGGCATTCTGGTGATGATATTTTTCGTGGTACTGACGCATTATAAGCTGTGAGACGATGTGTTTAGACGGCATCAAAATCGGTCTTCTAGCTTTTTCTGGCAAAACTGTAGCCTCGTCTATGCGCCCGCGTAACCTCATAACACCCTCGTCGTCTATGTATGGTGACAATGCATATATGGTGCTTTGCTTAGAAAGGCGTATTGGATTTTTCTAGCTGTGTAAACTCTTTGGCGTAAACCTCGCGTTGGACTTCTTTGGCGATGTATTTCTCGGCTTTCTCCAGTTCGGAGGCTGTCAATACTGAACTCAGCTGAGCAGTGTCGTTGTTTCCATGCTTGCGACGTGTAAATTTACTTGCAGCCCGATACACCCATGCCATCACCCGCTTTAACctgagaaaagaagaaaaacgattaAACTGCAATAAGTACTCTTTTACCTCCACAAGTGCTACGAGGCACGGCTGCAATTCTTCTTCCAGTTGAGCGTGCATGGGGCTACAGGTTGTACGTGGCCAAAGATCAGCTGAATCCCGCAGAAAACTTGAACCTCTCAACCATGGACTACTTTGTTCTACCTTAGGTGGCCATTTCGGACGAGTTGCTGTATCAGTTGTGTTCTTGTCTGTTGGTATCCAACGCCATTGAGAAGGCTTGGACGACGATATTATTTCTGCTATACGATGGCTTACGTAAGGCTTAAACTTTCTTTCCTTTGAATTGACACATTGCGGTACCGTTTGCGAATCTGACCAGATTTGGCTGAATGCTATGACCTTGACATATGAGTTTGGCGAGTCGGACGCCTAGCACAGCTGCTTGCAATTCCAGTCTTGGCACCGATAGAAGCTTTTGAGGTGCGCCCCTAGTTTTACCGGCAATAAAAGTAACGTCGCAATCTTTGCGAGCTCGCGACTCGAAAATACCCAGCTGCAGCAAATGCAACTTGACTGGCATCTACTATTATATGGAGCTGAACGGATGTCGGTGACTGTAGCAAAGATGAGTAACAACGGCCAACCTTGGCCTCGTTGATGTGTTTGAACTCACCCCACCAAGCAAACCATTTATGGTGAAGTTCATGTGGCAGTAGCTCATCCCACTCGATGCGAGTCTTCCAAACTTCTTGGATCAGTATTTTGGCGAATAACAAGAAATCGGCGAGAAGGCCGAAAGGGTCAAAAACTGACACTACAATGCTCAAAAGTTCGCGTTTTGTCGGGGCACCTTCTTCGTCTAGTACTGCCTTTGAAATGCGATGAAACTTGAATTAATCAGTTGCCGTATTCCAATACATCCCCAGAACCTTTTCGCAGCTACTGTGGCCTTCTAGCGTTACATGTTGAGATATTGCTTTAGATTCCGATTTAAGTTTGGTTTCAAGTTCTCTAATATTAGAAACAAACGATCGAAGTTGAAACCCGGCTTGAGCGTGGATAAACTTGACCTCTTTTCATATGCGATCTGCATCCTCTATGTTGTGAAAGCTGGATACTACGTAGTGGCTATCAATGATTGCCGCAGCTGCGTCTGGGTATTGTAGGCGAAAATCCTCGGCGTTTTTGTTCTTCACGTACTCTGCTATACACGGTGAGCAAATTGCACCAAAAACCATTGGCGTCATAATGTAGTGCTGCACTGGCTGATGGGAATCGCCATTACGCTATAAAAATCTCTGGGCATATTGGTCTGGCTGCTTTATTACCACATGCCAAAACATGTCGCGTATGTCTGCCGCTACAGCTACTGCGCCTTCTCGAAACTTGAATAATATGTCCAGCAACGGCTTGGCCTGTTCCGGGCCCTTTAGCAGCGTACAATTTGCAGCTGCATCGAAAACGATCTTCATTTTTCCCGGTTTGTGGGGGCTCTGAACTGCAAAATGAGGCAAATACCAATTAAAACATGTATGCATACCTACTTCGTCCTTGGAAAGTGGCCTGGCGTAACCATTTCGTATATATTTGGCTATCTCTTCTCTGTATCTGGTGGCGAACTCTTTATCCAAACACATTTTGTTCTCAATACCCAAGAGACGACTGTATGCCATAGCGTAGCTGTTTGGTAGTGCTGGCGGAACGCATTTCCACAGCAAACCGCTTTCGAAACGCTTACCAATGCGCCGTGTGTTGTCTTCCAGCATATGACGTGCTTGTTCATTATCTTCGGACTCGAGTAGCTTAGTTGATTCGCTTTGGACACCAAAATTGTCAGCGGCCAAATATTCAGTGACCATTTCATGTAGCGATGACAAACTGTGCTTTTCACGTATATGCAGCACCACAGGCATTGTAGTTGGTGCTCGGGTTGAACCGTATGCTATCCACCCCAGTTTCGTGTTAATGGCTACTGGGCTTCGGCTGTTGGCTTGCACGGTTGTAGATGGCACACTTAAATATGTATTGTCTAGGCCCAAAAGTAACGATGGTTTAGGTTGATGGTAATCTTCTaatgataaaatttttaaatggctATACTCCGCTTTGCTAAAGGATTGCGTTGGCAAATCGAGATTCCGAATAGTACATATATTTTGGAGGCTGTACGTCGCAGGTGCACCTATACCCCGTATATTGAAGCTCACTTTCGAAGACTCTTCAGTCGTTCACTTTTGACCATACCATTGTAACGTTAATGGCTGCTTACGGCCCTTGAGGCCCAATTTCGTGGCTACGCTGTCTTCTAGTAAGGATATGGCTGATCCTTCGTCTATCATGGCATAAGTGTCTACTTTACCATTCGGCCTAAACGACGACACCGgtacatatttgaaaaattggCTATTTTTGTACATGGCTTCCCTACAATTAAGTAGCGGCTGAGGTGCACCACTGTTTTGAATTGTTGGCGGGGTAGAGTTTGAGATCGGAGCTTCATGCAGACTTTTGTGATGATATCGGCGGCATGCGTTCACACCGCAAGGCTTTTTGGAACGGCAATTAGATGTGTTATGTTCCTTACGCAAGCACGAGAAACAAAGCTGTAAGGTTTTCACCTTTTCCCAACGATCACGTGCACTCATTGACTGATGAAAGTTTTGACAATCGCTAATCGAGTGTGCCCCATCACACACGTAACACTTTAAACTGGCTGTATGCTCTTGTTGACGCTCGCTGCCACCTAACATTAAGCGCCGCGAGGACTGTAGATGCGGTGGTGGTTGTTGACTTCTCGTAGCAATGGTTGATTGTGGATTAAGGCAAACCACTCGGGCAAGATCACTCAGCCATTGCGAAAACTCTTTTATTGTCGGATATGACTTTATATTCACCGCATGTCTGGTCCACTCGTATTGCTTGCCAGGTGGCAGGTTGGTAACAAGTTGCTCTAAGAGTGTGGTGTTATTCAGGTGGTGCTCACATTTAGCTGAGGTTAGAAACGCTACGACATTGCGGGTCTTTGTTGAAAACGACAAAATTTGCTCTACCTTATTTTCGGCAATGTTCGGAAACTGTTGGATTTTGGTGAGCTGGCTTCTTACTAGGAGGTCTGGACGACCAAATTGAAACTCAAGTTCGGCAATGGCATTTGGCACATCCTCTGGATATATACATTGAAGCTACCGTTTCTTTTGCTCGGCCAACTAAACACTTGTGTAGCCGCATCAAGTACTGTCTATTGCTATAACGGAACGCTTCAGTTGTATCTTTAAAATTAGCAAAGAAAAGAGGCCACTCTTCCGTGGTGCCCGAAAATATAGGCAAGTCGTATAACTTTTTTGTCGATTCACTAGCTTCTACCAATATATTTTGGGAGGGTCGTTCTAGCAAAGATTCAGTTGGCGTTTCACTCACCTGGTGCATTGGTGCTGCTGGTTGCAGTTATGACGTGATGTTATTTCGAAGGCGCTCTATGTCACGCTGACTCTCCTCTGTGGCTGCTCTTAACTGGGTCACAGCATCCGTTAATGCCTTAACACTGGCAACAACCGCGGAAAATTGTGCAATTGGCACACTATCCATGCTCTCAGCATCTGCATCCACCTGGTCACCTTGCGATCTTAAGTTGTAACCACTGCCACCCACTGTCGCCATAATCAGCAAATCGTACCAAAAATCAAATTTCAGCTAATTTCCGCAAAACGTAAATTCTCGAATTTTCGTCAGTCTTCACTCTCGCCCATATAGCGTGGTCAAGTCTATCGCAAAAACTTTTTCATGTAACTGTTCAACTTACTTACGGCTTTTTACAACAACTCCAACTTCTATGCTTTTGTTTTACAGCTAGCCGACATAGATAATTTGGAGAACAGCAAATTTGGAAAGAATTTTGTAGAGGCATACGAGCTATTGAAGTTGGGAGCTTTTGTATAACATTAAACTATTAAACTGAACTATTAAAATAACatggttttttttatttccaaatgtTATGCACAGTGCAGTGCAGGTTCCAAATTGTATGCAGGGTTATGCAGGTTCCAAATTGTATGCAGGGTTATGCAGTTTCCAAATTGTATTTGCTGGTCGGCTGCTGTTCTTGACGATGATGATTTTGCCTCTGATTCGTTGTTATAATGCAAAAAGAAATAGTACCCAAAATGTCTatcaaaagtatgtatgtatttgtgctaTTTGCGAGCCGGCAAACTTGTCTTTCCTTTTGGTATAAAATAACATTGCAGAAATGCATGAATGCAGCGATGTGAAACTCAAAACATAGAGGTACAGGGCGCCTCTACAGCGACCACACAAATAGTGACATGGTTGATATCCTTTGACATCGAAATCATCAGGTTTAATTTGTAATTGTGCATATTTATTGAAAGCCTCTAATATAGTGGAAGTAACATCACTTTGAGAAAGTGTAAATGACTCCATCAGATCTATATAGTCATTAAGTTCGTCCTGACTAGCAACGGATAGACACGAGCGACAGCAGCGCATATATTCCAATGAAACTTCCGTTCTTTGTGAGGAATCCATATTTGATTTAAAAGCAAAGATATTTTCACTTCATTTTACTGATGAAAAAAGATTTATCTTTTGCCCAGCCAGCCCCTTGCCAAAAATCACACACAAGATTCCGCACAAGCGTTTCATGTGGCGGTGGATCTAAGTGAATTATATCATTTACATCAAGTGCTTTAAGCACAAGCACAGCATTCCCCAGATTTATGAGCCGTATCCCTGGTACAATATTATTTTTTGATTCTTGTTTGTAAGCCCAAGCGGTATAGAGGCGAAAACATTTGCCTGGCGCAGTGTGTCCATCACGTCCTGCACGCTGATGCTTTAGAAATCGGTACAACCATTA is a genomic window of Eurosta solidaginis isolate ZX-2024a chromosome 4, ASM4086904v1, whole genome shotgun sequence containing:
- the LOC137249175 gene encoding serendipity locus protein beta-like, with product MGNYKIAQLETAAEELNAESKNMHTQIHQDYFKDSGCSIAVKEDGKEDAEVEFISKEFEYEESNANIVDDPVDISDTDNYDLEIANEKLTKLVIESLNPHKTGQYTSQKQLHLSESVGGIVCIEQEDSISNDENGLTKGVAGYDDNLPDDPSIGGTRKTCFDFKCEFCTSIFEFQRDLLHHYELDHGDKNRNFPCDICENRFVTKNALRLHRRQVHQKDEYMDCNLCGRVLLKSFYHVHLRRHNQLKFLCSKCRMSPCCHLVSFRHAWY